The Amycolatopsis nigrescens CSC17Ta-90 genomic interval GCCGCAGGTCCTCCGACGGCGGCATCTGGTCCACTTCGGCCCCGAGCACCTCGAGCTGCGCCCGCATGCCGGCGTCCACCGTGGTGGAGGCGACGATGTGGCAGCGCAGCCCGTACCGGTGGCACGCCATCGCCAGTGCCAGCGCGTAGATCCCGCTGGAAGAGTCCACCAGCGTCTGCCCCGGCCGGACGGTGCCGCGGTCGAGCAGGGTGCGGACCGCGCCGAGCGCCGCGTACACCTTCATCGTCTCGAACCTGGCGAGCACCACGTTCGGGGCCAGCCGGATCAGGCTCGGGCTCTTGATCGCGTCGGTGATGTGCTCGTGCACGGTGGCGCTCGCGGCGGTCAGGTCCGGCAGGGAGGTCACCGCCGTCACCGGCCGATCGACCGCAGGTAGCCGGCCAGGTTCTCGGCCGCCTGCGCGTTGCGCGGCCCGCTGACCAGATCGCCGTAGGACATCACGTGGAACCGGTTCTCCCGCACCGCCGGGGCGTTCTGCAGGCCCGGCACCGACTTCAGGTACTCGATCTTCTGCGCGGCGGGCTGGTCGGCGTAGTCGACCACCACGATCGCCTCCGGCTCGGCCTGCACCACCGGTTCCCAGCCGACCGCGGCCCAGCCCTTTTCCAGCTCCCCGAACACATTGCGGCCACCGGCGGCGGTGATGACGTCGTTCGGCGCGGCATGGCGGCCGGCGGTGAACGGCTGGTCCACCCCGGAGTCGTAGACGAACACCTTCGCCGGCACGGCACCGGCCGGCACGCTCGCGCGGACCTTGGCGATCCGATCGCGCAGCTCGCCGACGAGCTGCTCGGCCTTCGGCTCCACCCGGAAGATCTTGCCCAGGTTGAGCAGGTCGGCGTAGAGCGCTTCCAGCGGGGCGATGTCGGTCTTCTTGTCGCCGTAGCCCCAGCAGGTCTCCGAATGCAGGTAGCTGCGGATGCCGACCTGGTCGAGCAGTTGCGGGGTGATCCCGCGTTCCTCGCTGAACCCGGAGTTCCAACCGGCCAGCACCCAGTCCGCCTTGGCCTCGACCAGGATCTCCCTGGTGATCTTGGACGAGCCCAGCCGCGCCACCTTCTGGTAGTCCGCCTTGTACGGAGAGCTGTCGATGGACGGGTCGCCGAGCTTGTTCATCACGTACCCCCGCAGCCGGTCCGCCAGCCCGAGCGCGAACAGCTTGTCCGCACCGCTGACGTCGTAAGCCACCGCGCGCTGCGGCAGCGGATAGCCGACCTGCGCACCGCAGTTGGTCACGGTGGCCGGCGCCGCCGGGTCCGCCGCGGACGGTTCTTCCACGGTGGCCCCGCAGGCCCCGCAGCCCAGGGCCAGCAGAGCGAACGCCAAGGTCGCGACGGTGGCGCGAAACGGCACAGACCGCATCATCGTGCCCTTCCCTTCTCGATGGTCTGATCGGTCTCCACGGCCCCGAGGTCGTAGAGCAGCTGGGTGGCTCCGGTGCGCGGGTGGGTCACCACGGTGACCTCCACCCCGAACACCTCGCAGATCAGCCGGGGCGTCAGCACCTCGGCCGGTTTCCCGCAGGCGACCAGCGAACCGGACCGCAGCACCGCGATCCGGTCGCAGACCGCGGCGGCCAGGTTCAGGTCGTGCAGCGCGACCAGCACGGTCAGCCCGCAGCCGTGCAGAAAGGACAGCAGCTCGATCTGGTGCCGGACGTCGAGGTGGTTGGTCGGCTCGTCGAGCACCAGCACCCGCGGCTCCTGCACCAGCGCCCTGGCCACCAGCACCCGCTGCCGCTCCCCGCCGGAGAGGGTGAGCACGCTGCGCGACTCCAGGTGCGCGATGTCCATTCGCGCCAGTGCTTCCCGGCAAAGTCCCCGTTCGCGGTCGGTCAGCCTCGCGTTGCCGCGCTGGTGCGGCGACCGGCCAAGCGCGACCACCTCGGCCACGGTGAAGTCCAGTTCGGCGTGGCTGTCCTGGGTCAGCGCGGCGATCGAGCGGGCGCTGTCGCGCAGGCTGGTGCCGCTGAGGTCCTCGCCGTCCAGCAGCACCGCGCCGGAGCTCGGCCGCAGCGCGCGGTAGACGCAGCGCAGCGCGGTGGACTTCCCGGCACCGTTCGGCCCGACCAGCCCGACCACCTCACCCGCGCCGACGTCCAGCCGGAGCTCGCTGACCAGCTTCTTGCCGGCGACCTCCACGGAAACTTCGCGCAGCGAAAGGGATTTCGGGGTCACCTCGCTCATCAACGGCCTCCGAACAGGTAGCCGCGGCGGCGCAGCACCACCAGGAACACCGGCACCCCGATCAGCGCGGTGATCACCCCGAGCGGCAGCTCCTCCGGTGCCACCACGGTGCGCGCCAGCACGTCCACCCAGACCAGGAAGCAGGCACCGGCCAGCGGCGCCACCGCGAGCACCCGCCGGTGCCCGGAGCCGACCACCATCCGGATCACGTGCGGCAGCACCAGCCCGACGAAACCGATCGCCCCGCTGACCGCGACCAGCAGCCCGGTGGCGCCGGCGGTGAGCAGGAAAAGCCAGCGCCGCAACCGTTCCGCGTCCACGCCGAGGCTGGCCGCGGTCTCGTCGCCGAGCGAGAGCACGTCCAGCGAACGGCTCTTGCGCAGCAGCACCAGCACGGTCACCGCCACCGCCGCCCCGGCGATCGGCAGCGACTGCCAGCTCGCCGCGCCGAGGCTGCCGAGCAGCCAGAACAGCACCGTCTGCGCGGCCTGGCCGTTCGGCGAAAGGAACACCAGCAGGCTCATCACCGCCTGGAAGGCGTAGGTCAGCGCGACCCCGGTGAGCACCAGCCGCAGCGGGGTGATGCCGAGCGGGCTGCGCGCGGCGAGGTAGACCAGCACGGTGGCAGCGAGCGCGCCGATAAAGGCGGCGGCGGACAGCGCATACACACCGAGGCCGGCGAAAACGCCGAACACCACCACCGCGGTCGCCCCCACCGACGCGCCCGAGGAGATGCCCAGCACGAACGGGTCGGCCAGCGCGTTGCGCACCAGCGCTTGGATCGCCACCCCGACCACGCTCAGCCCGGCGCCCACCAGCACCGCGAGCAGCACCCGCGGGGTGCGGACCTCCCAGACGATCGCGTAGCCGGTCACCTCGTCGGCGCCGATCTGCCCGCCGGTCAGCGCCGCGCCGAGGTAGCGCAGCACCTGCCCGAGCGGCACCACGGTCGGGCCGAGCGAGATGCCGGCGAGCACCGAAAGCACCAGCACCACGGCGAGGCCGCCGAGCGCGACGGTCAGCCTGCCGGCGCCGCCCTTGACCTCGGCTGGCCCGGGTGACTCAGGTGGCACGACGGCCCCGCACGATCAGCCGGCGGGCGTGGTTGTCGTACGGGCTGCCGTCGAAGTCCCCGAAGCACTCGACGTCGGTGAACCCGGCCCGCTCGTACAGCGCGCGCAGCTCGGCCGCGCTGTAGAGGAAGGAATGGATCGACGCCCGGCGCACGGTGTCCCCGGTGACCAGCGTCCAGTCGCTGCGCAGCCGGGTCCAGTCGTCGGTGATCGTGTCCCGCATGTAGACGGTGCCGCCCTCGACGTCCACCGCCTTGGCCGGCCCGACCCAGCTCGCCAGCACCTCCTTGCCCAGCACGTCGATCAGCAGCGTGCCGCCGGGCGCCAGCGAGTCATGGGCGTTGCGCAGCACCCGCAGGTTGTCGCCGGGGTCGGTGAAGTAGCCGAACGACGTGTACATGTTGAGCACCACGTCGAAGGACCGCGGTTCGGTGTACTCGAGCATGTCGGCCTGGACCAGCCGGACCGGCACGTCCGCCTCCGAACAGACCTTGGCGGCCTGTTCGAGCATGACCGGGCTCAGGTCCACTCCGGTCACGTCATGCCCCGCCCTGGCCAGCGGCACCAGGTAGACCGCCGGGCCGCAGCACAGGTCGAGCACCCTGGAGCCGGCCGGGAAGTCCAGCAGGGGCGAGGTGGACACCAGCCCGGCCGCCTCCGCCGAGCGTCGCGCGGAGAACATCGCGCCCGAGAAACCAGCCCACAGCTCGTCATCGTCGTACCAGGGCATCCGTCCGTTCCCCCTCGTTTCGCGGTGGTCGCTGCACTAGTCGTTGGGCGACGGCTCCTGGTTCCCGATGCCGGGTGGATCTTCCCAGTCCCTGGAAACTCTTGTGCTTCGATTGACCGGATTTCAAATCCAGTCATATGCTTGTTCCGTGAGCACGAGATCCGAGCGGGCGGAGCGCATCCTCGACGCGGCCGGCGAGCTGCTGCTGCGCCTGGGCTACCGGCGAGTCACGGTGGAGGACGTCGCCGAGCACGCCGGCATCGGCAAGGGCACCGTCTACCTGCACTGGAAGACCAGGGAGGCGCTGTTCCTCGCGGTACTGCAGCGCGAGGTGGTCGCTTCGATGGACGAGCTGGCCGAGGCGCTGCGCACGGACCCGCGCGGCATCCTGCTGCACGAGCTGACCAGGATCCACTTCCGCAACGTGCTGCGGCGGCCGCTGCTGCACGCGCTCTACACCGGCGATCCGGGGGTGCTCGGCAAGCTCACCAAGGCGCTGCACGACCATCAGGACGAGTCGCACCACACCGCGTTCGACGACTACCTGCGCCTGCTCGCCGGGCACGACCTGCTCCGCGCGGATCTGGGCGTGCCGGAGATCTCCTACACCTACCACGCGATCCTGCACGGGTTCCTGCTCACCGACTCCTACCGTCCAGGCCGGACCGACCTTGGTCTGGACCACAAGGCGGACCTGCTGGCGGACGCCGTCCGGCACGCGCTGGAACCGGCCCGCCAGCCCACCAGGAAGGCACTGGCGGCCTGCGCACCGGCGGCCGTCGAACTGTTCCGCGCGGCCGCGGAACAGGACCGCGCCCGGTTGCACCGGGCCTACTGATCAGGGGGAGCCATGCGGATCGGGCTGTTCGTGAACGAGCTCGGAGTGACTGTGGACCAAATGGCCGCCGAAGCGCGGGCGGCGGCGCAACGCTTCGGCACCGTGTGGACCGGCCAGCGGCACGGCCTGGACGCGCTCACCGCACTGGCTGTGCTCGGCCGCGAGGTGCCCGGGGTCCGGCTCGGTGTTTCGGTGACCCCGACCTACCCCCGGCACCCGGTCGCGCTGGCCGCTCAGGCGCGCACCGTCACCTCCGCCATCGGCGACCGGCTCGACCTCGGCATCGGGGTCAGCCACCGGTACCTGATGCAGGACCGGCTCGGATTCTCCTTCGAGCGCCCGGCCAGGCACCTGCGCGAGTACCTGACCGCGCTGATGCCGTTGCTGCGCGGGGAAAGCGTCTGCTATCGAGGCGAAACGCTGACCGCGGTCGGCGAGCTGGACGTGCCGGGTGCCGCGGTGCCCTCGGTGCTGGTCGGCACCACCGGCCCGGCCATGCTGCGGGTCGCCGGGGAGTTGGCCGACGGCGTGATCTCCATCTGGGCCGGGGCGGCGACCCTGGCCGAGTACATCGTGCCGGCGGTGACCAAAGCGGACCGGGCGCCCAGGGTGGTGTCGCAGCAGCTGGTCTGCGTGACCGCCGATCCGGACGACCGCCGGGCCGAGATCGCGCGGGAGTTCGGGGCGGCGGCCCAGGTTCCGGCCTATGCGGCGATCTTCGAGCGGGAAGGAGCGGCCGGCCCGCAGGACACCATCCTGCTCGGCGACGAGGCCGCGGTGACCGCCCAGCTGACCCAGCTGTTCGACGCGGGCGCCACCGAGGTGATGGCCATCCCGATCGGCCCGCCCGAGGACCGCGCCCGCACCCTCGCCCTGCTCCACTCCCTCACCACCCCCGGCAAATAGCCGGCTTTTCGCCCTTGGGGTCACCGGGCAAATAGCCGGCTTTTTGCCTTTGCGTCGCCGGGGAGGGCGGGAGACGGGCGGGCCCGGCCGGTGCCGCCGAGGAGGGCGGCGATCGCGGGCACGGTGAGGGTGCGGACCAGGAAGGTGTCCAGCAGCAAGCCGGCGCCGACGGTGAAGCCGATCTGGGCCAAGGTGGTCACGCTGCCGGCCAGCATGGCGAACATGCTCGCGGCGAAGATCACCCCGGCCGAGGTGATCACCCCGCCGGTGGCGCCGACCGCGCGGATGATCCCGGTCCTGGTGCCGCGCACCGACTCGTCGCGAATCCTGGTGATCAGCAGCAGGTTGTAGTCCGCGCCGACCGCGACCAGCGCGATGAACGCAATCGGCGCGACCGACCAGTGCAGGTCCTGGTGCAGCAGGTGCTGCCAGACCGCCACCGACAGGCCGAGCGCGGACCCGTAGGACAGCACCACCGACAGCAGCAGGTACAGCGGCGCGACGAAACCGCGCAGAAGCAGCACCAGGATGAGGAAGATGGTCGCCAGCGCCATCAGCGCGACCAGCAGGAAGTCGCTTTCCACCAGCTCGGCCAGGTCCGCGTTGGTGGCGGCCATCCCGGTGGCCGCGATACCGGCGTCCGCCAGCGGCGAGTTCCGCACCGCCTGCTCCGCGGCCTGGCGCACCGCCTTCGCCCGCTCGATCGCCGCGGCACCGAAGGGATCCGAGTCGCCGAGCACGATCATCCGCGCGGTCCGCCCGTCCGCGGAGAGGAAGTACCCGCTGGCGAGCGCGAACTTGGGGTCGCCGAAGGCCCGTGCCGGCAGGTAGAAGCCGCCGATGGCCGGGTCGCCGGCGCCGGCACCGACCTCCAGCAGGAAGTCCGCCGCCTCCCGCAGCCCGCCGGTCAGCTGCCCGGTCGACTCGGCCAGCGCGGCCGTCCCGTCGCGCACCTGGCCCGCGCCGTCGGCCGCCGTACCCGCGCCCTCGGCCAACCGCCCGGCCCCGTCGTTCGCGGCCTCCGCGCCGGCCGACAGCTCACCGAGCTTGTCCTTGAAGGTCCGCTGCGCACTGGTCAGCTCGCCCATACCCGCCCTCGCGGCGTCCAGCCCGGACCGCAGCTCACCGATCCGCGCGGCCAGCTCGGTGTTGCCGTCGGCCAGCCGCCGCGAACCGTCCGCGAGCTGCTTCAAGCCGTCCATCAGCTGCGTGCGACCGGCCTGGTAGATCTCGGTCAGCCCGGCGCGCACCTGGCGGCAGAACGGATCCAGCCCGCAGAGTGGGCTGGCATTCAGCCCGTCGAGGGCGAGCCCGATCCCATCGGCGAGGGTTTTCGCCTGCTGGTAGGCGAAGTTCAGGGTGTCCGCGAGCTGGCCGGCGCCGGCGGCGAGCTGCCCGGCACCGTCTTCGAGCTGGCGGGCACCACCGGCCGCGGTGCCGAGGCCGTCGTCCGCGGTTTCCAGCCCGGTCAGCAGCCGGGCCGCCCCGTCCACCGCGGCCTTCGAACCTTCGGCCAGCCGGCCGGTGCCGTCCACCAGACCACCGGCTCCCCCGGCCAGTTCCCTGGTGCCGCCGGCCAGGTCGCGGGCACCACCGGCGAGCTCATCGGTCTTGCCCTGTCCATCGGCGAGTTGCTTCGCCGCGGAGTCGAGCCGCTCGCCGACCTGGCCGGACTGGTAGCCGACCGAGGCCTCGGGGATCGTGCTGCCCAGCGGCCGGGTCGCTCCGCGGACCATGCTCACCCCGGGCACCTTGGCCACCGCGGCCGCGACGTTCTCCAGCGCGGCGAGGCCCGCCGGGTTGCGCAGGTCGTGCCCGGCGTCGATCAGCAGGTAGTCCGGCAGCAGCTCGTTGGCCGGGAAGTGCTCGGCGAGGCTCGTGTAGCCCAGGTTGCTGTCGGTGCCGTCCGGCTGCATGCCCCGCTCGTCGAAGCTGAGCCGGATACCGGGCAGGAAGGCGGCCAGCGCGATCAGCAGCACCAGGCTCAGCGCGAGCACCCGGCCAGGTCCGCGCACCACTCGCGCACCGGCCACCCGCCAGTGCCGGGTGCGCGCCGCGCCGCGCGGTTCGGCCAGCCCTCGCCTCGATGCCACGGTCAGCAGCGCGGGCGTGAGGGTGAGCGCGACCAGCAGCGTGATCACGATGCTGACCGAGACCCCCGGCCCGGTGGTGCGGAAGATGCCGATCTCGGCGAAGAACAGGCAGGCGCAGGCGGCGGCGACGGTGGCACCGGAGGCCACGATCACCGCGGCCACTTTGGACGTCGCCCCGGCGACGGCGCCACCCGAGTCCACACCCGCCCTGCGGTGCTCGTGGAACCGGCTGATCAGGAACACCGCGTAGTCCGTGCCGGCGCCGAGCACCAGCGCGGTGGTGAGCGCGGTGGTGAAGGTGGACACCGGCAGCGAATGCTCGCCCCAGAACGCGACCACGGCCCGCGAGACCGCCAGCGAAATACCG includes:
- a CDS encoding RND family transporter; the encoded protein is MGHRELGIFKRLGRFVTRHAVPVILFWVALAAGLNFAIPQIEQVIAERSAPFVPVTADSVRATGEVAERFHEDGTQALAFVVLTNDNGLTGADRGYYDLLAGRLRADTGHVASVQDINVRPALKDAVSSKDGKSLYLPVGLHGTIGAPEVAENLRAVREAAADQEHSDDLEVHVTGPAATIADELQETESSMLAITAATVVLIALILLMIYRSLVTALIPLAVIGISLAVSRAVVAFWGEHSLPVSTFTTALTTALVLGAGTDYAVFLISRFHEHRRAGVDSGGAVAGATSKVAAVIVASGATVAAACACLFFAEIGIFRTTGPGVSVSIVITLLVALTLTPALLTVASRRGLAEPRGAARTRHWRVAGARVVRGPGRVLALSLVLLIALAAFLPGIRLSFDERGMQPDGTDSNLGYTSLAEHFPANELLPDYLLIDAGHDLRNPAGLAALENVAAAVAKVPGVSMVRGATRPLGSTIPEASVGYQSGQVGERLDSAAKQLADGQGKTDELAGGARDLAGGTRELAGGAGGLVDGTGRLAEGSKAAVDGAARLLTGLETADDGLGTAAGGARQLEDGAGQLAAGAGQLADTLNFAYQQAKTLADGIGLALDGLNASPLCGLDPFCRQVRAGLTEIYQAGRTQLMDGLKQLADGSRRLADGNTELAARIGELRSGLDAARAGMGELTSAQRTFKDKLGELSAGAEAANDGAGRLAEGAGTAADGAGQVRDGTAALAESTGQLTGGLREAADFLLEVGAGAGDPAIGGFYLPARAFGDPKFALASGYFLSADGRTARMIVLGDSDPFGAAAIERAKAVRQAAEQAVRNSPLADAGIAATGMAATNADLAELVESDFLLVALMALATIFLILVLLLRGFVAPLYLLLSVVLSYGSALGLSVAVWQHLLHQDLHWSVAPIAFIALVAVGADYNLLLITRIRDESVRGTRTGIIRAVGATGGVITSAGVIFAASMFAMLAGSVTTLAQIGFTVGAGLLLDTFLVRTLTVPAIAALLGGTGRARPSPALPGDAKAKSRLFAR
- a CDS encoding FecCD family ABC transporter permease, whose product is MTVALGGLAVVLVLSVLAGISLGPTVVPLGQVLRYLGAALTGGQIGADEVTGYAIVWEVRTPRVLLAVLVGAGLSVVGVAIQALVRNALADPFVLGISSGASVGATAVVVFGVFAGLGVYALSAAAFIGALAATVLVYLAARSPLGITPLRLVLTGVALTYAFQAVMSLLVFLSPNGQAAQTVLFWLLGSLGAASWQSLPIAGAAVAVTVLVLLRKSRSLDVLSLGDETAASLGVDAERLRRWLFLLTAGATGLLVAVSGAIGFVGLVLPHVIRMVVGSGHRRVLAVAPLAGACFLVWVDVLARTVVAPEELPLGVITALIGVPVFLVVLRRRGYLFGGR
- a CDS encoding TetR/AcrR family transcriptional regulator, yielding MSTRSERAERILDAAGELLLRLGYRRVTVEDVAEHAGIGKGTVYLHWKTREALFLAVLQREVVASMDELAEALRTDPRGILLHELTRIHFRNVLRRPLLHALYTGDPGVLGKLTKALHDHQDESHHTAFDDYLRLLAGHDLLRADLGVPEISYTYHAILHGFLLTDSYRPGRTDLGLDHKADLLADAVRHALEPARQPTRKALAACAPAAVELFRAAAEQDRARLHRAY
- a CDS encoding class I SAM-dependent methyltransferase; protein product: MPWYDDDELWAGFSGAMFSARRSAEAAGLVSTSPLLDFPAGSRVLDLCCGPAVYLVPLARAGHDVTGVDLSPVMLEQAAKVCSEADVPVRLVQADMLEYTEPRSFDVVLNMYTSFGYFTDPGDNLRVLRNAHDSLAPGGTLLIDVLGKEVLASWVGPAKAVDVEGGTVYMRDTITDDWTRLRSDWTLVTGDTVRRASIHSFLYSAAELRALYERAGFTDVECFGDFDGSPYDNHARRLIVRGRRAT
- a CDS encoding ABC transporter substrate-binding protein — encoded protein: MMRSVPFRATVATLAFALLALGCGACGATVEEPSAADPAAPATVTNCGAQVGYPLPQRAVAYDVSGADKLFALGLADRLRGYVMNKLGDPSIDSSPYKADYQKVARLGSSKITREILVEAKADWVLAGWNSGFSEERGITPQLLDQVGIRSYLHSETCWGYGDKKTDIAPLEALYADLLNLGKIFRVEPKAEQLVGELRDRIAKVRASVPAGAVPAKVFVYDSGVDQPFTAGRHAAPNDVITAAGGRNVFGELEKGWAAVGWEPVVQAEPEAIVVVDYADQPAAQKIEYLKSVPGLQNAPAVRENRFHVMSYGDLVSGPRNAQAAENLAGYLRSIGR
- a CDS encoding TIGR03564 family F420-dependent LLM class oxidoreductase, which translates into the protein MRIGLFVNELGVTVDQMAAEARAAAQRFGTVWTGQRHGLDALTALAVLGREVPGVRLGVSVTPTYPRHPVALAAQARTVTSAIGDRLDLGIGVSHRYLMQDRLGFSFERPARHLREYLTALMPLLRGESVCYRGETLTAVGELDVPGAAVPSVLVGTTGPAMLRVAGELADGVISIWAGAATLAEYIVPAVTKADRAPRVVSQQLVCVTADPDDRRAEIAREFGAAAQVPAYAAIFEREGAAGPQDTILLGDEAAVTAQLTQLFDAGATEVMAIPIGPPEDRARTLALLHSLTTPGK
- a CDS encoding ABC transporter ATP-binding protein, giving the protein MSEVTPKSLSLREVSVEVAGKKLVSELRLDVGAGEVVGLVGPNGAGKSTALRCVYRALRPSSGAVLLDGEDLSGTSLRDSARSIAALTQDSHAELDFTVAEVVALGRSPHQRGNARLTDRERGLCREALARMDIAHLESRSVLTLSGGERQRVLVARALVQEPRVLVLDEPTNHLDVRHQIELLSFLHGCGLTVLVALHDLNLAAAVCDRIAVLRSGSLVACGKPAEVLTPRLICEVFGVEVTVVTHPRTGATQLLYDLGAVETDQTIEKGRAR